A stretch of the Enoplosus armatus isolate fEnoArm2 chromosome 13, fEnoArm2.hap1, whole genome shotgun sequence genome encodes the following:
- the LOC139294971 gene encoding olfactory receptor 52N5-like, producing MENQTSSTDILLLEGLKVTPQSSIPAFILLFLIYNFIMVSNIGLVVLITMERSLHQPMYLLFCNMSINDAFGATTIIPHLLSDIFVPSADRHVHYIGCVIQAFCAHFHASATHTVLMIMAFDRYVAICNPLRYASIMTNRMVVTLSLSAWAVALLMVVILVGLSVRLSRCRSVIFNPFCDNASLFKLSCESVLINNIYGLGYTVVLLGSSVGSVTLTYLKIAAVCVSSKNKVLNSRALQTCATHLAVYIIMFVSGFIIIILHRFPHLSDHRKLASILFHVVPPAMNAVIYGLQIKAVRQKIFIMFTRNTMSVTEVK from the coding sequence ATGGAGAACCAGACTTCAAGTACAGACATTCTGCTCCTGGAGGGGTTAAAGGTCACCCCCCAGTCTTCCATTCCcgccttcatcctcctcttcctcatctacAACTTCATCATGGTGTCCAACATCGGCCTGGTGGTCCTGATCACCATGGAGAGGAGCCTCCACCAGCCCATGTATCTGCTCTTCTGCAACATGAGCATTAATGATGCGTTCGGGGCCACGACGATCATTCCTCACTTGttaagtgacatttttgttCCAAGCGCAGACCGGCACGTTCACTACATCGGCTGTGTCATTCAGGCTTTTTGTGCTCACTTTCATGCAAGCGCCACTCACACCGTGCTCATGATCATGGCCTTCGATCGCTACGTGGCCATCTGCAACCCCCTGCGGTACGCCTCCATCATGACCAACCGGATGGTGGTGACGCTGTCGCTGTCGGCCTGGGCGGTGGCTTTATTGATGGTGGTGATCCTGGTGGGCCTCAGCGTCCGGCTGTCGCGCTGCAGGTCAGTTATATTCAACCCGTTCTGCGACAACGCCTCCTTGTTCAAGCTGTCCTGTGAAAGCGTCCTCATCAACAACATCTACGGCCTCGGCTACACGGTGGTCCTGCTGGGCTCCTCCGTCGGCAGCGTAACTCTCACCTACCTGAAaattgctgcagtgtgtgtgagcagcaagAACAAGGTGCTGAACAGCCGGGCGCTGCAGACCTGCGCCACCCACCTGGCCGTGTACATCATCATGTTTGTGTCaggcttcatcatcatcatcctccatcgCTTCCCTCACTTATCAGACCACAGGAAGCTGGCGTCCATCTTGTTCCACGTGGTCCCTCCTGCTATGAACGCTGTTATCTACGGACTGCAAATCAAAGCGGTCAGACAAAAAATATTCATCATGTTCACCAGGAATACAATGAGTGTGACGGAGGTGAAGTGA
- the LOC139295405 gene encoding olfactory receptor 52N4-like, with the protein MGKQNLSEDMLLLEGLKVSSQSSIPTFTFLLLLYIFAMVSNISLVVLILRSRSLHQPMYLLFCNMSINDIFGATIVTPHVLRYIFTPHSQRFIHYIDCAVQAFCLHLYAGATHTVLMIMAFDRYVAICNPMRYASIMTNQMVVKLSVGAWMAALVLVAILVGLSVRLSRCRSVIFNPFCDNASLFKLSCESVLINNIYGLGYTVVLLGSSVGSVTLTYLKIAAVCVSSKNKVLNSRALQTCATHLAVYVFLLASAFIIVILHRFPQLSDHRKVVSVLCGVALPALNAVIYGLQMKEIKQRIIALCSNSKVTQKK; encoded by the coding sequence ATGGGAAAGCAGAATTTAAGTGAGGATATGCTACTCTTGGAGGGGTTAAAGGTCTCCTCCCAGTCCTCCATTCCTACCTTcacctttcttctcctcctctacaTCTTTGCCATGGTGTCCAACATCAGTTTGGTGGTCCTGATCCTTCGGAGCAGGAGCCTCCACCAGCCCATGTACCTGCTCTTCTGCAACATGAgtattaatgacatttttgggGCTACGATTGTCACACCGCATGTACTCAGATATATTTTCACACCACATTCTCAGCGGTTCATTCATTACATCGACTGTGCCGTTCAGGCCTTCTGTCTTCACCTCTATGCGGGCGCCACTCACACCGTGCTCATGATCATGGCCTTTGACCGCTACGTGGCCATCTGCAACCCCATGCGATACGCCTCCATCATGACCAACCAAATGGTGGTGAAGCTGTCGGTGGGGGCCTGGATGGCAGCCTTAGTCTTGGTGGCGATCCTGGTGGGCCTCAGCGTCCGGCTGTCGCGCTGCAGGTCAGTTATATTCAACCCGTTCTGCGACAACGCCTCCTTGTTCAAGCTGTCCTGTGAAAGCGTCCTCATCAACAACATCTACGGCCTCGGCTACACGGTGGTCCTGCTGGGCTCCTCCGTCGGCAGCGTAACTCTCACCTACCTGAAaattgctgcagtgtgtgtgagcagcaagAACAAGGTGCTGAACAGCCGGGCGCTGCAGACCTGCGCCACCCACCTGGCCGTGTACGTCTTCCTGCTGGCGTCGGccttcatcatcgtcatcctgCACCGTTTCCCTCAGCTGTCAGACCACAGGAAGGTGGTGTCGGTCTTATGTGGAGTGGCTCTGCCTGCCCTGAACGCTGTTATCTACGGGCTGCAAATGAAAGAGATCAAGCAGAGGATTATCGCTTTGTGTTCCAACAGTAAAGTGACtcagaagaaatga
- the LOC139294941 gene encoding olfactory receptor 5B17-like — MENQTFNMDVLQLEGLKVSPQSSIPTFVLLLLIYIFIMVSNIGLVVLILMERSLHEPMYLLFCNMSVNDAFGATAVIPRVLSDVFIPNTDRYIRYIDCAIQAFCAHFHGGTSHTVLIIMAFDRYVAICNPLRYASIMTNRLVVTLSLSAWAVAFLMISVSVGLSVRLSRCRRVVLNPFCDNASLFKLSCENVIINHIYGLISAMVTMSASLCSVSLTYLRIVMVCLSSKNKALNSKALQTCATHLAVYIILLMSGNIIIILHRFPHLSDHRKLASILFHVVPPSMNAVIYGLQIKAVREKLLIVFNRNKMTVSEVK, encoded by the coding sequence ATGGAGAACCAAACTTTCAATATGGATGTTCTACAGCTGGAGGGGTTAAAGGTCAGCCCCCAGTCCTCCATTCCCACattcgtcctcctcctcctcatctacATCTTCATCATGGTGTCCAACATCGGCCTGGTGGTCCTGATCCTCATGGAGAGGAGCCTCCATGAGCCCATGTATCTGCTCTTCTGCAACATGAGTGTTAACGATGCGTTCGGGGCCACGGCCGTCATTCCTCGTGTCCTGAGTGACGTTTTTATTCCAAACACAGACCGCTACATCCGTTACATCGACTGCGCCATTCAGGCCTTCTGTGCTCACTTTCATGGAGGCACCTCTCACACCGTGCTCATCATCATGGCCTTCGACCGCTACGTGGCCATCTGCAACCCCCTGCGATACGCCTCCATCATGACCAACCGGCTGGTGGTGACGCTGTCGCTGTCGGCCTGGGCGGTGGCCTTTCTCATGATTTCAGTGAGTGTAGGTCTCAGCGTCCGCTTGTCGCGCTGCCGGCGGGTTGTACTCAACCCGTTCTGCGACAACGCCTCCTTGTTCaagctgtcctgtgaaaacgTTATTATCAACCACATCTACGGCCTCATCAGTGCCATGGTCACCATGTCAGCGTCCCTGTGCAGCGTCTCGCTCACCTACCTGAGGATCGTCATGGTGTGTTTGAGCAGTAAGAACAAGGCTCTGAACAGCAAAGCTCTGCAGACCTGCGCCACCCACCTGGCCGTGTACATCATCCTGCTCATGTCAggcaacatcatcatcatcctccatcgCTTCCCTCACTTATCGGACCACAGGAAGCTGGCGTCCATCTTGTTCCACGTGGTCCCTCCTTCCATGAACGCTGTTATCTACGGACTGCAAATCAAAGCCGTCAGAGAAAAACTTCTGATCGTATTTAACAGGAATAAAATGACTGTGTCAGAGGTGAAATGA
- the LOC139294980 gene encoding olfactory receptor 52D1-like translates to MENQTFSEDILILERLKVAPQSFIPAFILFLLVYVFIIVSNIGLVVLIRRSRSLHQPMYLLLCNMSINDVFGASIIIPHVLRDLLRPNSERFIHYVDCAVQAFCVHLHASASHTVLMIMAFDRYVAICNPLRYASIMTNRMVVTLSLSAWGTAFVLVAILVGLSVRLSRCRSVIFNPFCDNASLFKLSCESVLINNIYGLGYTVVLLGSSVGSVTLTYLKIAAVCVSSKNKVLNSRALQTCATHLAVYVFLLASAFIIVILHRFPQLSDHRKVVAVLGHVALPALNAVIYGLQIKEVRQRIMALFHNNEV, encoded by the coding sequence ATGGAAAACCAGACTTTCAGTGAGGATATCCTAATCCTGGAGCGGTTAAAGGTCGCCCCCCAGTCCTTCATTCCTGCCTTTATCCTCTTCCTTCTCGTCTACGTCTTCATCATAGTGTCCAACATCGGCCTGGTGGTCCTGATCCGTCGGAGCAGGAGCCTCCACCAGCCCATGTATCTGCTGCTCTGCAACATGAGCATTAATGATGTTTTTGGGGCCTCGATAATTATCCCTCATGTGCTCCGAGATCTTTTAAGACCAAACTCAGAGCGGTTCATTCATTACGTCGACTGTGCCGTTCAGGCCTTCTGTGTTCATCTCCATGCAAGCGCCTCTCACACCGTGCTCATGATCATGGCCTTCGATCGCTACGTGGCCATCTGCAACCCCCTGCGATACGCCTCCATCATGACCAACAGGATGGTGGTGACGCTGTCGCTGTCGGCCTGGGGAACGGCGTTCGTGCTGGTGGCGATCCTGGTGGGCCTCAGCGTCCGGCTGTCGCGCTGCAGGTCAGTTATATTCAACCCGTTCTGCGACAACGCCTCCTTGTTCAAGCTGTCCTGTGAAAGCGTCCTCATCAACAACATCTACGGCCTCGGCTACACGGTGGTCCTGCTGGGCTCCTCCGTCGGCAGCGTAACTCTCACCTACCTGAAaattgctgcagtgtgtgtgagcagcaagAACAAGGTGCTGAACAGCCGGGCGCTGCAGACCTGCGCCACCCACCTGGCCGTGTACGTCTTCCTGCTGGCGTCGGccttcatcatcgtcatcctgCACCGTTTCCCTCAGCTGTCAGACCACAGGAAGGTGGTGGCCGTCCTGGGACACGTTGCCTTGCCTGCCCTGAATGCTGTTATCTACGGGTTACAAATTAAAGAGGTCAGGCAGAGGATTATGGCTTTGTTCCACAACAATGAAGTGTGA